The following DNA comes from Lemur catta isolate mLemCat1 chromosome 19, mLemCat1.pri, whole genome shotgun sequence.
GGGAATGGGAAATGATTAGTAATGGGCATGAGATACCTTTTTGGGGTAACAGAACTGTTCTAAAATTGGTTTGTGGggtagttgcacaactctgtttgttaaaaatcatttaattgcACACTTAAAACAGATGAATTCTGTATGTCAATGATACCGcaataaaaatgtgtaagaaaaacaaaaatgaaaacaaaaaacagagccCATAATAGTATCTATCTTACGGGGCTGTTGTGGGGATTCAATGAGCTAATCCGTGCGATCTCCTTAAAAACAGACATAGGGTAAATActcaagaaatgtattttttattaacaaatgtggtggcaatatgtaaaatatatcgAAGACAAATGATAGGGTTCTATACACAACTGCTGCCAATTCAATAATCATCATTGTTTGATTACTTTATCATGTCCTTGTGTCTGTCCCATgaacctgggcctcagttttttcacctaCACATGGGAGAGCCAGCCTCCATCTCTAAGGCCCTTTTCTTTTTGTCAGTTCCGTATTTTGTTCTGGGAACGTTTCTCTCCCAAGGCAGCAGGTCACACAGAGTAGGGGGAAGGCGGTGGGCAAACccacagagcaggggtgggggcttcTGGGCCTGGAGACCAGGATGCGTGTAGGAAGGGAGCTTGAAGGTGGGTTGTGTGGTGGGAGCTAATCGTGAGGGTTATATCGCCTGGCTAAGGACTCGGTGTGGAGCCAGTcgagcctgggtttgaatcccaggtcTGCCATTTCGTAGTTGTGAGATCTGGAACAAGAGACCTCTCTGGGTTCTACTTCTGCCCCTGGAGAATGGGGAGGCAGCAAGGCGTCGCCAAGAGCATGTATATACCGTGTTGTGAGACTAATACCagagcaacaacagcaacaacttCTGACCGATGCCAAACTCTGTCATTAGCTCTTTCCACGAACTAACTCTTGTAATAGGAAGGGCTCGATGTGTGGTAGTGATACCGAAGTAGGACAAATAACTTCACTTTAAGCCTCCATTTGTCCCTTCTATAAATGGGACCTTATCATTCCCTCCCTTGACAGGTTTTGTCCCTGACATTGTACTGATCAGGTGTCTGGCTTTCATTAAATAGGGGCccactggccgggcgcagtggctcacgcctgtaatctgagcactctgggaggccgaggcaggaggattgctcgaggtccagagttcgagaccagcgtgagcaagagtgagaccacgtctctactaaaaatagaaagaaatgatatggacagctaaaaatatatagaaaaaattagctgggcatggtggcacatgcctgtagtcccagctactcaggaggctaaggcagaaggatcgcttgagcctaggagtttgaggttgctgtgagctaggctgatgccacggcactgtagcccaggcaacagagcgagactgtgtctcaaaaaaaaaaaaaaagaaagaaaaaaaaaataggggccCACATTTCGACATGCTAATAGGGAACCCCTGGAAGTGCCTGTAGAGGAAGTGGCTTTGAAGTAATAAAAGCATACCGCAGCCTCCCATCTCCCTGACATGCGAGGTTTGGTGACAGCTTCTCAGAAGACCTAGTTCTTTGGGGAACCCGTCTCATTTGGTAGCCCTGATTTATTTGTGCCAATATTTGATTATAGTCCATCTCCTGAGCTGGTATGTCAGCTTCACAAGGGCAGGTACCCAGGTGGTCTCATTCCACACTCTATTCCCAACATTTAGCGCCGGAATCATACTCAGTGATGATCAAATTAGCTAACACGTATTGACGCCTAACTACCTGCTGGCACTGTTCCAAGCACTCAGCCAGGACGTCTTAACTCATCAGTGGGAGAATACTCTGCAGCTCTGGCTGGTCATCATCTCTGGCCTTGACCCTCAAGCACtatcttcccagcctccctccctcctttgaTCCATCTGGTGTTGTTGTCACACCTGGGAAACCACcttccctttctgagcctcagcttgtTGCCCTGGAAAACGGGGATGCTCTCACCTTTCCCTTGTCTATTCTTGCAGGTGCAAAGACATCTAAGTGGTCAATGTCATTACTtacctagggtgacagagagCCAGGAAAGGTACtaggggaaggcaggaaggcaggatgTCAAAAGGAGAGAACAGGGTTTAAGGAAGATTGGCTGGGAGATATCCTTCCCCCTCCACTAAAAAAtgtgtcaaaacaaaacaaaacaaaacccagcacCCAGACGATTTGTAGAAAGTGAAACTTCCCAAGCTACCCTCAATTGCTTGTGGTTTTTCAAATGTGTagcaccctcctgcctccccgtCTTTGCCCCtgttattccctctgcctggcgtACTCCTCTTACATCTGGATTCTTCTGTCTTCATTCAAGTCAAATGTCACATCACCAGAGAAACCCTGTCCTCCCACTCTTGCTCTGCCATCATAGTGTCCCATGGTTTTCTCTAGGTAACCCTTTCAATACCGATGCCATGTTGCATAGTGGTTTATCTGGGGCGGCACTGTCCCACACAACTGTTGATGCAACGTTCTAGATCTTcagtccaatatggcagccaccaGCCAGGTGAGGCCCTTGAAACAGCATTACCGAGGAaccaaacttttgtttttaattatttgaaattttttgacTTATTCTAGATTTACATGGAAACAGCCAGGTATGGCTGGTGGATATCGAATTGGGTAGCCAAGATCTAGAACATTCCATCATCACAAAAAGTTCTGCTGGACAGTGCAGCGCCAGAACTCCAGCTTCTCCAGGGGAAAAAGGAATGACTTCCTTCTCCTCAGTATTCGCGGGGTCCCAGCACCACGCAGGACACAGAGTAAGGGCATGGTGGGCTGTACTCAATGAGCGCACCCAGATTCCACAGGAGAGTGGTAAAGGTAATGTATCTTCTCACACTCCTGTTTCTTCTCAACCCAAGGTTCATTAGCTTCTCACCTGGTTGAGGGCCCTGTGGTCCCTAATGTGGGGAACTGCACCCTTCCTTCTCTGAACCCAAGCTCAGAGCCTGTTGAACAAATCCAGACTCACCCCAGACCCCCTCAGCCAGCCCCCCCATCTCCACAGACAGCCACTCTCTCAGGTTTCACGAACTCACATTTATTCACAGACAGACAAAGGGACAAGGACAGACCTTTGCTCACTGGGGACCCCCAGGGTCTGGCAGTTCCAAAGAGGTGATGGTGTCCAGTGTGTATAATGGGGACAGGCAGGTGGGGGAACCCCCACCAggctctgtccctctgtcctgTGCCTCCTTTTCCAAGTCGTCCTGCCTTAAGACACGTGTTGGGGTGAGAGGTTCCTAACCAGCATCAGGGGGTCAGGGGAGGGACCacggggagggaggggcggccCAGGGCCTCCCTCTCCTTAGTGTCAAGGGCTTGAAGGGGAGGGGTGGGTAGACAGAGAAGGTGCCTCTCCTTCAACTTCCCTCCTCCATATTGGAAACTGGGGGTCTCAAATAGCGGCAGAGGGTGGGTGGAGGGTCAGGAGGCCAGGCCCCCCAGACCACGCAGGTGAGCTTTGCTGTctacctcttcttcctccatctcGAAGGCTGAGTGGTCTTGGCTATCGAAACAGGAGGCGCTGAGGAAGACAGGGGGAGCAGGCGGGGACTGGGGTGGGGTTCCCGGAGAGGGCGGCTCTTCCTTGATGTGTAGGACAGGCAATGGAAGCCCTTCTTccccctgctctgcctgctggggcggtggtggtggtggcggcgacggctgggcctgggcctggagcGCCTGTAGGGCTGCGGCCCTCTCCAGCTCGGCGCGGTGGCAGCGCTGGTGGCGCAGGAGGCTGTAGGCGCGAGAGAAGCGTCGCGGGCAGCGCGGACacgggtgtggggcagggccccCGGCGTGCACCTGCGCATGGCGGGCCAGGTCGGCCAGCCGCTTGAACTCCCGCTGGCAGCGCACGCACTGGAACGGGCGCGCCCCCGAGTGGGTGACCCCGTGCTGCCGCAGGTGTGCCCGGCGCCGGAAGCCTTTGCCGCACTCGGGGCACCAGAAGCGGGGCTCCCCGGCAGGGGGCCTGGCCGGGGCGTTGTCCCCTCCGTTCTGCCCGCCTTCTCCCCCTTCCGAGGCACCCCCACATTCGGCCCCGTCGCCCCCATCCGGCCCCTTCCCTGAGTTCCGTGCACCCGAAGCTTTGTCGTCCTTCTTGCCCGCTGTGGGCAGCGGAGCCAGCAGGCTGAGCGCGCCGTGGACGCGACGGTGCTGGCGGAGGTAGGAGGCGAGGCGGAAGGCCAGGCCGCAGTCCGGGCACACGAAAGGGCGGTCCGTCGAGTGGACCAGCCGATGGCGGGACAGGGACCAGGGCCTGGCGAAGGCCTTGAGGCAGATGGAGCACTGGTGTCGCTTGGGGCGTGGCGGTGGCCCCCCTTCACCCTCCTGTTCGCCCTCGGGGCGCAGACACGGGTGCGCTTTGAGCTCGCCTTTGGTGGCGAAGGCTTCGCGGCAGCGGAGACACAGCAGCGTCCAGTCGGCCTGGAGCAAgacctgcttctcctcctgccGCCCGGCGGCCAGCGCCAGCTCGGCCCTCAGCTCCGCCGCCCCGGCCTCGGCCTCCTCTGACTCCGACTCCCGGGGCTCGGTGGCGCTTGTGGGGGCAGCCAGCGCGGCCGGCTCCCCTGGAGGCCACGTCTCCGGCCACGCCGacgctgccccctcctcctccgctgcccctgctgctgccgTGGTGGGCTGCTCCACGCCCTCGTTCTGCGAGCCCCAGCTGCACTCGGCAGTCTCCTTGGCCACCCTCTCGATGGCCAACTCCACCTCTCCACCTGCGTGCTCCTGGGCCAGGTGGCGCCTGAGCTGGGCTGGCTCCGGGAAGGTTCGGGGGCAGGCAGCGCAGCGCAGCGGGGGCTGGGGCCCGTGGCCACGCAGGTGGCGGGAAAGGTGCGCAGGCCGGCGGAAAGCCTTGGGGCACAGCGGGCAGGCGTGGGGCCGCAGGCCCGAGTGGCTCAGCCGGTGCCGGGAGAGGTAGTAGGGGAAGCGGAAGAGGCGGCcacaggtggggcagggcaggggtgcccGAGGGGCTCCAGCGCCCCCCCTGCCACGGCCACGGCCTCGCCCACGGCCTCGCCCACGGCCCCGGCCTCGCCCACGGTGCGGTGGGCTGccctgggcaggtggagggggctGCGGATCCATGCCTGtggggagaaaggggagagaTGGGGGCGTGCAGAAATAAAGGGAGGTGTGTTGGGTGTggcagagagaaacagacagacagaggcaGGGATGGAGAGACAGAGGGTCAGATACTCCACCAGGGAAAGGGGACACAGAGAGATGAGAGACAAAgatgagagacacagagaagcagagatgagagatggagagacaagtggagagagagagatcagagaCATAGAAGGGAACAGAGAcaggaaaagacagagagaagagacacACAGAAGTAAGatgcagagacagagaaacaggaTGATGACAGGATGGTGAAAGGTGGAGGGTAGGGGGGCAACACccagcagagacagagacacgGAGGAGACAGAGATTTAGAGTCCCAGAGGCAGAGATAATGAAAACCGTGGTGGGTAGCAGTAGAGAAAGACGGAGAGGCACACACACGGAGGAAACAGGACAGAGATACAaacagaggaggagacagagggagacaaaGTCAGCCAAGTGCTTTTGCTCCAGGGCCCCCGGAGTTGAACGTTTGGGAGAGGCTGGGAACCAGCCCATGGGGCCCGAGCggagggggtgggagtggagccGGGAGGCCGGGAAATGGAGTGTGTGCCCAGacgccaggggctgggagaggccagggagcaggagggTTCAGACTCCTGTTCtgagcggggagggggctgggggccgggcagggcccctggggttgagggaggagggggctggggattAGGACCCGCGGGTCTGGGACTTGACGGGATGGGGGAAGCTAGACTCCGCCGTGTAGGAGCTGTGGATTCCTGGGTCCCAGAGGAcgaaggggctggggagggggctgggctccTAAGacaagggagaggagggggctggggactcAGCTGCTAGAACTctccagggaggagaggcagagcgcCGGACCCTGGGCCGGGGAGGAAGGCCGCCGGGGTTCGGGGGGCCTGGGTCCCCGAGGGGGGTCGATCTCCGGGCGAGCCTGCGGTTCCCCGCGGTCTTGATCAGCAGAATTGGGGCCGCGGGTCAAGGCCTTGGGGCTCTCTCAGCCCGCGGCCTGGGGCTCGGCCCTGTCGCCGGCGCCGGGCTCTTACCTCCGCCTCCTTcgctcctttcttccttccccgcGGCCGGCCGAACGCGGACGGtggtggcggggagggagggggcccgagcgtggtggggggtggaggaggaggctgggctcGGTGTCACCGCCTAAGCCTTCCCCCCGGAAACCCGGCCTTTCGTCGGAGCCTGAAAGAGGAAAGACTGGCTGGGAAGCCGGAAGCGGGAGGACCGGGGGACtcaggggcggggagggagggcggcTGGACTCCTGAGTCCTGCAAGGCGAGGGGGCTGGGGGGTCTGTCCTCTGGGCTCCCAGACGGAGGAGGGGGTTGGGGGCCTGGGACGCTGGGTCCAGCTGCCCGCTTCCCCCGCTTCCCAGCAGAcacacatattcattcattccttcaacaaatacaCATTTATCAAGTCctgtctgtgccaggcactgtgttgggtGAGGGGGTGGCCGGGGAGGGAGATGAATGAAGCAGTGACAGAGGCTTCAGAAAGTACCGACACTCTGGATTAGAACCTGGCTCCAGGCTTCACTTGGCTGCCTGGGCAAGCGACGCATCCactcttgagcctcagtttcccactttGTGATAAACCCCTGAATATATTCATTCCATCCTAAGCGaccaacatttactgaacacctaggACAGGCCAGCTCTGCATATACTTTGCCACGTATACGTGCGTTCACTTGATCCTACGCaaacaatatttactgagcacctactatgggctAGCTCTGTCCTTGGTGCTGGAACGAGTGTGGCAAAAACAGAGGCCATTGTTTCCCTGTCCCCACGGAGCTCACGCTGTGATGAGGGAAGCAGACAGGGATCAATTAcgctgggtgggggaggaggaatgtGTGCTCCTGTGCAGGAAAGTGTTGTGGGAATGCAGAACATAGAGAAGGCACTGAGCTGCCGTCACACTGGGAGGGGGGTGATCCCTGAAGTCTTCCTGGAGGCAACAATGTTTCAGCTGAAACCTGCAGGGTGAAAGCAACATCTCAAAAACCTATATGGAGCAGAAAAGGCATTTCACAGGAGTGTAAATGCAGCTTGACGCTGTTTGTTTAAGGTTAAATTCATGCCAAACATTGTTGGTTGGAGTGTGGGCAAACAGGTCCTTTTGTCCATGGCTGGGGTGTACAAAGAATCTGGAGCGGTCTTAACGAGCCAGCAATTCTAGGAATTTCTCCTTCAGAGAGATCTACTCAGAAATGCGCAAAACGACGTCTGTACCAGGTTAACCGGTCCAGCCTTGCACATCACCGCAAATGgctgaaaacaatctaaatgcccgTCAGTAGGAGATTTGAGTAATAAATCATGATTGCTTCACCCAGTGGAATACTATGTGTCCGCAAAAAAGAACCAAGAAGTTCACTGTGTAAAAATATGGAAAGTCTCCAAGTGATAATGTGAAGGTgggggagcggggaggaaggTGGAGAACAGCCTGCAGCCTGTTCTAAAAATCTGTTCTTGTTTATCAGCGGATTGTgtctgaaaaactgaaagaagaaactGGCAACATAGTCTCACTTCCAGGACTGAAACTTACCATACTCTAGCCTTCTATACTTTTGAATTTGAAAGCATGTGAATGTATTATATGCtcaaaaaagtaaaggaaaaagaaacaaacggggataataaaaataaataatagcttgCTCTtgtgttttacaaataagaaCCCATTTACTCCTCCTTACCTTATGAAGCAGGTAActtattatttttccctcttaaatAGGATGAAAGTGAGGTACCAGAGGTCTCAAAGTTCGTGAATCTTAGGTAAGAATTGTGATTTTacaaagggagaggaaaaattATAGTAGATCAggagcatgatttttaaaaacatgtggTTGGATACTATATTTTAAGGGATATATAGATGTGGAATAGAAGTCTAAAAACATCCACGGAAATAACAGGCGCCAAATTTAGGGTAGGGGTGATGTCTGAGATGGGAAAAAGCCAGATCTCAGAGGTGGGTCCGTGAGGAGTCAGGTGTATCTCTAATATTTCAAAGCTGACAGTCAGAATATGGGTGTGTGcgctttaactttatttttatttggtaaaacACACGTAACAAAATTTACAATTTTGAGGcatacaattcagtagcattaagtacatcgTGATATTTTACAACTGTccccactatctagttccagaccTTTTCATCAGCAGAAACAGAAACCCTgtccccattagcagtcactccccactcccttTCCCTTCAGCCCCCGTCAACCAATAATcagctttctgtctctatggatctgCCTCttgtggacatttcatatcaatggaatcatacaatgtgtggtcttttgtgactagttctttcacttagcataatgattttaaggttcatccatgtttaggatgtatcagtgcttcattcctttttgtgactgaataatattccattgtaggagTACAGCCTGCCCTCGGTATCCACAGGGGATTAATCCAGGACCCCCACGGACACCAAATCCTTGGATGCTCTAGTCCCTTACAGTAAGCCCTCTGTATCCACgaatgcagaacccacagataggAAGGGGCCCCTGtacactacattttgtttatgtattcatctgtggatggacatgtgggttgtttctaTCTTtaggctattgtgagtagtgttGTTATAGCATTCgtgtataagtttttgtttgaagagctgttttcaattcttttgggtatgtatCTGGGATGTGTgtgttattttatcatttatattttgaagtcctgaaagccttttttgttttgttttgttttttaaagaaaaaacgaATCCGGCAGTGTAGgtgacaagaaagaaaattttaagcagagggaacagcacgtgGAAGAGGGGTTGTGACTTGGGGGGGGTCTTGGACTGGGGCATCAAAGGCGGCCAGTGTGGCGGAGAGAGACCAGAGAGCCGCACGGAGCAACCGTGGCAGGCCTTCTAGTCCAGGCTGAACTTGGACTCTTTCCGAGTGCACTGAGAAGCCATTGaaaaggttttaagcaggagagtcACATGATCCGATTAGTGTTTTAGAGAAATTCCTGTGGGACCTGCGCGGAGGCCGAGCCGGATGCGAGGGAGACCGAAGCGCGGAGCAGGGAGGAGGCGGGGCGCCCGCCCAGGTGAGAGGGGGCCTGGGCCCCACCGACCTCTGGCTGGGAAGGCGGGGCCCCAGGCAGGGGGACGGGACCTGGCCCTGATTGGCTCAGGGCTCTACTCCTGGATGCCAGTCCCACTGCAAACGCCTCCTCATTGGCTCTTCCGCTCTcagcccccctccctcctgtTCAGTCTCCAGCTCCCAGAAATCACATTATGTCACCCCTGAGCTGAACACCCTCCGTTGGCTCTCCATCTTCATGGGAATAAAAACCAAACCTTCCTCCTCTAACCCCTACACCCACCCCTGACCCCGCCCACAAGGCTCCATTTGTCTAGGCCCCTGGGGCCTCCTTCACCTCATgtttttcctcccttctgctTCACACGGCCATGTATTTCCGGACTcaacagggcctttgcacttgctgttcaccttgcctggaatgcccttccctaGATTTCCATACAACTTCCCCTTCCGTCCCTCCCTCCTTTGATACCCCCCAGAGACTCAGGTCCTGTCCTCCGTAGCTAAAATAACTCCCCCTTGCCTTCTCCAGTCCTTACCCTGACTTAATTTTCGACATTGTACTTGTCTTGAACAAACATTAGACAACTTGGGAATTACCCATTGATTGCCTATCTCTCCTTCCACCAGAATAAaaactccacgagggcaggggcTTGTTTTACCTGTTTGCTTAACTGCTCTGTCCGTAGGTAGCACCGTGCCTCGCACAGATAACgggctcaacaaatatttgtgggtGAATAAAGAAGGATGAAGGGTGGGGAGGATGAGGCGGACTCAGTTTTGGGTACTCGgatgggaggggaagagaagccGCCCCTGGAAGGgagcaggctgaggtgggggcggggaggtgcGGAGGTCAGGTGAGCGGCAGGTGGCTGGCTCCAGCGGTTCGCGGGCAGGAGTCAGCGCCTCCAACAGAGGCGTGGGAGTCGCCAGCGTCTGGCTGGTAATTAATGCTTTGGATCCGTTGAGATCCTCCTCAGGGTAAACTTCTCCACCCCTCGCGCCCCCTCTTCAATtagctcatctataaaatggggtcaCAGTAAGACGAATTAGGTACAGCGTCCATCCAGCACGTGGCCTTTGGGAGACACTCAAAAAATGGGGTGAGTCCCTTTCGCTACAGTCTCAGAAAAGGGATTGCGGTGGAGGTGAGGTGAGTGGGAGCCCCAGTCTCCTGAGGTCCGTATTCATTAGTCCCCAGCCTGTGGCCATCTCCATGACAACCCTGGCGCCTTTCCAGGTCGAGCTGGTCTCAGAGTGGACTGGTCTTGTCCCTGGGGGCGGTGCCCGTAGCGGAGGGGGCGGGCCTGTTTTCCCAAAGggagatgatttctttctttcttttcttttcgcCCGAAGGAGTGTCTGGTTCCTGGGTGTGGCAGTTGCGGAGTGGAGAGGAATATCTCTAAGGTTTAGCGTCCTGGGGAGCTGACTTTGTTCCCAAGGGGGCGAAGCCTTTTCCAAGTGGCAATTGTGGATCTCCAGTCAAGAAGTCTTCCTTGAGTGCTAAACTTTTACTTGTTTTCTGCCCCCAGAATAGGTCTTCCCCCCTTTAATTACGTTTCCTGGTGAAATGTAAGATACACAGGTAAAAAGTGCACAATTGAAGAAATAGTTATGAAACGATCACTagattaagaaatagaacattgtCAGCTGTCAGCAAAGAAGCTTTCCAGATGTCCCCTCCTGAGCTTAAATCGTCTAATCCACCAATCTGAGTTTCACAGAAAAGTGTTTTCCTTGCTTTACTACCCAAAATGCATCCTAAACAAtattacagttttgttttgtttggttttgaaggttacataaatggaatcacgcTCTATGTATCTGGCTTCTTGCATCCGGTATCTTTGTAATTTTCATTCATGATATTGTGTTTCATTCTCCATTACTGTATAGTATTCAATTGTGTAATATACCATCAATATTTATCGATTGTAttgttgatgggcattttggtTCCTGAGTTTGGGGCTGAAAATGTTGCTGCTGTGAGCGGTCTTATATGCCTCCTGGTGCAAGTGGATGTGAGTTAGGATTTGTGCCTACCAGAATTACTGCATGGG
Coding sequences within:
- the ZNF579 gene encoding zinc finger protein 579, giving the protein MDPQPPPPAQGSPPHRGRGRGRGRGRGRGRGRGRGGAGAPRAPLPCPTCGRLFRFPYYLSRHRLSHSGLRPHACPLCPKAFRRPAHLSRHLRGHGPQPPLRCAACPRTFPEPAQLRRHLAQEHAGGEVELAIERVAKETAECSWGSQNEGVEQPTTAAAGAAEEEGAASAWPETWPPGEPAALAAPTSATEPRESESEEAEAGAAELRAELALAAGRQEEKQVLLQADWTLLCLRCREAFATKGELKAHPCLRPEGEQEGEGGPPPRPKRHQCSICLKAFARPWSLSRHRLVHSTDRPFVCPDCGLAFRLASYLRQHRRVHGALSLLAPLPTAGKKDDKASGARNSGKGPDGGDGAECGGASEGGEGGQNGGDNAPARPPAGEPRFWCPECGKGFRRRAHLRQHGVTHSGARPFQCVRCQREFKRLADLARHAQVHAGGPAPHPCPRCPRRFSRAYSLLRHQRCHRAELERAAALQALQAQAQPSPPPPPPPQQAEQGEEGLPLPVLHIKEEPPSPGTPPQSPPAPPVFLSASCFDSQDHSAFEMEEEEVDSKAHLRGLGGLAS